Proteins encoded by one window of Anopheles maculipalpis chromosome 2RL, idAnoMacuDA_375_x, whole genome shotgun sequence:
- the LOC126567443 gene encoding Krueppel-like factor luna — translation MERWVRLAEGPPVQLEPVDLSVRSPPKDLKSASNRMRSGLLKRPPPPLITAPHLLALRQKTKDLFYTLHNNNNNYDEIENDSTDSSSESTTTTAKIAAAAAAAAAATIAAAAAASHAPPSAFSPTHAHQLLSTLCGPGSAIAPGQSETQKNNNGSAADGAATAALILAENNNSLSVNNNNYPSESDLETKPSTFRETSYPIYSNYCVQQRASPTHRTKPESQQKKSPSAGLGGTHPTHHHHPHHHLFPAQFLQAFSVHHHQQQQLDEQQTLLGTASINSHRRAQSPLSMMLDQQLHDQLHQLSAASAVHPPTVAKLLPGIPGPLAASIASIASSLPKNHPLSETATVAFQRLLQQQQQQHQQTANTTTSQSASSGLFLRSRNTTSSTGSNSPDRYTGKLTDLRQRTRSNSSSNGGINSEQPVVASSAKRHGDDNNGHSSNSSSNTPRHHLHLAAASSGLLGLGSELRHHHHHNHHHHHHQSSSSLSSMKGLTKNRKIHRCDATGCDKVYTKSSHLKAHKRTHTGEKPYICTWEGCVWRFARSDELTRHYRKHTGLKPFRCKLCTRSFSRSDHLSLHMKRH, via the exons ATCTAAAATCAGCATCGAACCGAATGCGCAGCGGTCTCTTGAAACGGCCTCCACCTCCTCTCATCACAGCACCACACCTGTTAGCTTTAAGGCAGAAAACAAAGGATCT ATTTTACACGCtccacaataacaacaacaactacgaCGAGATCGAAAATGATAGCACGGACAGCAGTAGTGAgtcaacgacgacgacggccaAGATCGCAGCTGCTGCGGCCGCTGCAGCAGCCGCAACAATTGCCGCCGCTGCGGCAGCCTCGCATGCACCACCCTCCGCCTTCTCGCCGACGCACGCACATCAGCTTCTTTCAACGCTGTGCGGCCCCGGAAGTGCCATCGCTCCAGGCCAATCGGAAACGCAGAAAAATAACAACGGGAGCGCCGCCGACGGTGCTGCAACAGCGGCACTCATCCTAGCCGAAAATAACAATAGCCTTAGTGTGAATAATAACAACTATCCTAGTGAAAGCGACCTTGAAACGAAACCGAGTACCTTCCGCGAGACATCCTATCCTATCTACAGTAACTACTGTGTTCAGCAGCGTGCCAGTCCCACGCACCGCACGAAGCCGGAAAGCCAGCAGAAAAAGTCACCATCGGCGGGACTTGGTGGTACGCATCCGacgcatcatcaccatccacaTCATCATCTCTTTCCGGCACAGTTTCTGCAAGCCTTTTCCGTgcatcatcaccagcagcagcagcttgatGAGCAACAGACATTGCTCGGTACGGCCAGCATCAACAGCCATCGCCGAGCTCAGTCACCTCTTTCGATGATGCTCGATCAGCAGCTGCACGACCAGCTACATCAGCTCTCTGCAGCATCCGCCGTCCATCCACCGACTGTGGCTAAACTATTACCCGGTATTCCTGGACCCTTGGCTGCATCGATCGCGTCCATAGCGTCCAGCTTACCCAAGAACCATCCGCTTAGCGAGACTGCCACCGTTGCGTTCCAGCGGCTgcttcagcaacagcagcaacagcatcagcaaacaGCCAACACGACCACATCTCAATCGGCCAGTTCCGGGTTATTTTTACGCTCTCGCAACACCACAAGCTCCACGGGAAGTAACAGTCCGGATCGGTATACCGGCAAGCTAACTGACCTACGGCAGCGTACCAGATCGAACAGCAGTTCCAATGGCGGGATCAACAGTGAGCAGCCTGTAGTAGCATCGTCCGCAAAACGCCACGGGGACGATAATAATGGGCATAgtagtaacagcagcagtaacacTCCTCGCCATCACCTACATCTAGCAGCAGCCTCAAGTGGTTTGCTTGGGCTCGGTTCCGAGTTGcggcatcatcaccatcacaaccatcatcaccaccaccatcagtcGTCTTCCTCGCTGTCCTCGATGAAAGGATTAACGAAGAATCGGAAGATTCATCGCTGTGATGCGACCGGATGTGATAAGGTGTACACCAAGAGTTCTCATCTCAAAGCGCACAAACGAACGCACACGG GAGAGAAACCTTACATCTGCACCTGGGAGGGTTGTGTTTGGCGATTTGCCCGCTCGGACGAGCTCACCCGCCACTACCGGAAGCACACCGGACTGAAACCCTTCCGCTGTAAGCTTTGCACACGTTCCTTTAGCCGCTCGGATCATTTATCGCTGCACATGAAACGGCATTAA